One stretch of Erpetoichthys calabaricus chromosome 14, fErpCal1.3, whole genome shotgun sequence DNA includes these proteins:
- the LOC127530139 gene encoding probable G-protein coupled receptor 139: CRQKKCGRVSPWLCPANTYLLLFCITANLLSIYVLCFRPCGMSKTTVIYLVSLAVVDTLFLVLGGLMDVILSLLHHPTIHYSIPLCGIITFNEYWTLFSSQWIVSAFTLERYIIMRNDRLRRRFSQPRVALSVVLVVVVLSQLVSIPGYWLYEPKSIKDLHKVWGNYSHHPVPYQCLYHNIPVSKVVVWVHIILSGFVPMTITIFFSILIAFHFKKKAGVFHDSQSTIFSITRARLRRSFRVQVSVAVSTVVLTLPRYVTYTLLGTDRRISEQQRQNPEDPVNIAASVGLMLQWLDLVINFCLYCFASSAFRNESSALLRCGWAKQTRKNVVHPVHRPAVLGQRASHEGSVKERGMAQGKGTVWLVNEAN; encoded by the coding sequence TGCAGACAAAAGAAATGTGGCCGTGTTTCTCCCTGGCTCTGTCCTGCTAACACgtatcttttgttgttttgtattaCAGCCAACCTCCTGTCCATCTATGTGCTGTGCTTCCGCCCATGCGGCATGtccaagaccacagtcatctactTGGTGTCTCTGGCTGTGGTGGACACGCTCTTCCTTGTACTGGGTGGCCTCATGGATGTGATTCTGAGCTTGCTTCATCACCCCACCATCCACTACAGCATCCCCTTGTGTGGCATCATCACCTTTAATGAATACTGGACCCTGTTCAGCTCGCAGTGGATTGTGTCGGCCTTCACCCTGGAGCGCTACATAATCATGCGGAATGACCGCTTAAGGCGCCGCTTCTCTCAGCCCCGAGTGGCTCTGTCCGTGGTGCTCGTCGTGGTGGTGCTCTCACAGCTTGTCAGCATTCCTGGCTATTGGCTTTATGAGCCAAAATCCATCAAAGATTTGCACAAAGTGTGGGGAAACTACAGTCATCACCCTGTACCGTACCAGTGCCTGTACCACAACATTCCAGTCTCCAAGGTTGTAGTCTGGGTTCACATCATCTTGTCAGGGTTCGTGCCCATGACAATTACCATTTTCTTCAGCATACTGATTGCTTTTCACTTTAAGAAGAAGGCTGGCGTGTTTCATGACAGCCAAAGCACCATTTTCAGCATCACCCGGGCCCGACTGAGGAGGTCATTCAGGGTGCAGGTCTCAGTGGCTGTGAGCACCGTAGTCCTCACTCTGCCGCGGTATGTCACATACACCCTTCTGGGTACAGACAGGAGGATAAGTGAGCAACAAAGACAAAATCCAGAGGATCCGGTCAACATAGCAGCAAGTGTAGGCCTTATGCTCCAGTGGCTGGACTTGGTCATCAATTTCTGTCTTTACTGCTTTGCCTCTTCAGCTTTCAGGAATGAAAGTTCCGCCTTGCTGAGATGTGGCTGGGCCAAACAGACGAGGAAAAATGTGGTGCACCCTGTACACAGGCCTGCGGTGCTCGGCCAGCGTGCATCCCATGAGGGGTCAGTGAAAGAAAGGGGGATGGCACAGGGCAAGGGAACCGTCTGGCTGGTCAATGAGGCAAACTAA